TTCACCATAGGCATCCTTGAGGTATTTGCCATCAAGTGGTGGCTTGGTGCTATCGAACAATTCTAAGATTGCTTGATTATTTTTCTGTAATTCTTCTTGATTTTTGGTAATTGCAGCTTGATCTTTGCTGCTGCGTAATTCTTCTTGTTTCGCTCTTAGTTCGGCTCTTGAAGACTGAAACGCAAACAATTGAGTTTCTGTACTTGGCTTTTGTTGGCGAAATTCTAACTGAGCAGTACCACCCAAGACTCTTTCTGCTTGTTCAGGATCGTTTACCCCTGGTAGCTGGACGAGAACTTTGTCTGTACCGACTGTTTGAATGATTGGTTCCGAAACACCGAGGCCGTTAATTCTACCTTCGACAACTTTTTTGACGGCTTCTAATTCACGTTGAGTAATTGTGGGGATTTCGGCTGTTGGCTTCACCTGAATTGTCAGCTGAGAACCTCCGCGCAAGTCCAATCCCAAAGGTACAGGAATTTTCACAATCGCCACTACAGCGGCGATGATGAGGACAAAAATTAAAGCTAATAGCGATCGCTGTCTTTGCATACCATAACTCGCAACTGACAAACGCTATAATAGCGTTCTTTGATTGAGTTACGGCAGGGAGCAGGTAACAGGGAATAGGGGACAGGTAACAGCGGACAGGGTTGAAAGTCCCTGGGGACAAGGAAAGTATGAAGGATGAATTTCATACTTCATACTTCACACTTCACACTTTTTTAGACTCGCAATGCGACCATTTTTTGTACAGCTTCAACAATTTGCTCTGGCTGAACAATGGTGAGACGCTCCAGAGTACCGTTGTAAGGTGTGGGGATATCTTGAGAAGATAGACGCAATACAGGTGCATCTAATTCATCAAATAAGCGATCGTTAATAGAAGCGGTTAATTCTGCACCAATACCCCCAGTCCGCATACACTCTTCCACAACAATCACTCGGTGGGTTTTGCGGATAGATGCGCCGATGGTATCAAAATCGAGGGGTTTGAGAGATATTAAATCAATGACTTCAGGGTCGTAACCTTGTTTTTCTAAAGGCTTTACGGCTTGCATCACATGATGGCGCATCCGTGAGTAAGTCAGAATTGTGACATCTTTACCTTGACGCACTACCTCAGCTTTATCCAAGGGTAAGAGGTATTCTTCTTCTGGTAAATTTTCTTTTAAGTTATACAAAAGTACGTGTTCAAAGAACAGTACGGGATTATCATCACGGATGGCTGATTTTAGTAACCCTTTGGCATTATGGGGTGTGGAACAAGCGACAATTTTTAACCCTGGTACAGCTTGGAAGTAAGCTTCGAGACGTTGGGAGTGTTCTGCACCTAACTGTCTACCTACACCACCAGGGCCGCGAATCACCATTGGAATTTTAAAGTTACCGCCGGAAGTATAGCGCAGCATCCCGGCATTGTTAGAGATTTGGTTGAAGGCTAAGAGCAGAAAGCCCATGTTCATACCTTCAATTATCGGTCGCAACCCAGTCATGGCCGCCCCTACTGCTATACCAGTAAAGCTGTTTTCGGCGATGGGAGTGTCTAAAACCCTCAAGTCACCATACTTTTTGTATAAGTCTTTAGTGACTTTGTAGGAACCGCCATAATGTCCTACGTCTTCACCCAGCACAAATACACTGGAATCACGCGCCATTTCTTCGTCAATGGCTTCCCGCAGAGCGTTGAAAAATAATGTTTCTGCCATTTAAACCTTTGTTCCGACTGTTGTTTTAGAATCTTATCGCGCTATCGTGGCAAATACCGTTAGCGATCGCACTAGTACCACTTTGCGGAATTCAAAATTCAATGTGCTGATAATTATGAGCTTTTAATTGATTTTGAATTGTATTTATTTATATTTCCGCATTTTTAACCTACACTCCCAATCATTTGCCCACATCATAAACTTTCACTGCTAAATATATGAGTCTTCCATCAATGGAGATTAACGACTCAATAATTCAGCAGTGGTGACGTACTAGATTTGTTTACCTAAGCGATCGCCATAAACTAGATCTTATCAGGGGCTATGCTACACTTCGCAGACTATCAGGTGCAAACTGGCGTATCTGTCACCTGAGCTACTTGATTATCGGGAAAGCGTTTTGGTCTTCCAGGTTTACGTTTATGGCGTTGATTAATAGATTTCTCGCTGGCGGCTGCTAATTCTTCTGGGGTACATTTGAACAAACGTAAAGCTTCTAGATATTTTTTGGGTGTCATTGTTGGTTCAGTACGCCCAGCTTCCCAGTTACGCACACTGGTTTCACTGATTGCAAGCCTGAAGGCTACTTCTGCACGGCTAAGTCCAGCACGCTCTCTCAGGACTTGCATATCCATAGTTTCATGCTCCTCTTAAAAATAATTTTGAATTTATTTATTAAATCGATTGGCGTTTAAGCCAATTGCAAAGAATTGAATTTATTAACTATCTTATTTTATAAGCGATCGCTAAACCTCTAGCAAACGAGGTATAACATTCATAATATATAGAGTTTAAATATACAAAGAATCTCAGCCTGAAGTTGAAACAGGAAAATTGGCGATGCGTCGTTTGAAAATAATAATCTGCTCTCCGACAATTGGATTTCGGGCGATTAATTTGTCTTGAGAATCAACAATTTGTAAATGACTAAAATTTAGTTCTTGAGAACGTTGTAATATTTCTGATGCTAATTTGTCTTGTTGAGATTCTTTAAGGGTATACCAATCGTTATTAATTTTAATAATTAGATTGCTAGCGCGAAAATTAGCTTGAATTGACTGTATCAGGCCAGAGGCAAAGCGATCGCTAATTTCTGCTACTTGATTTTCAATAGCCGCAATCAAAATTTGTTCTGGTGTTAATACTACTGCGGGTGTTGGCGTTGGTTCTGGTGTGGGAGTTACTTCCGGTTCCGGTTCCGGTGTAGTTTCTGCTGACGGTTCTGGTGTCGGTGTGGGAGTTATTTCCGGTTCTGGTGTCGGTGTAGGAGTTACTTCTGCTTCTGGTAGTGGTGTAGTTTCTGCTGACGGTTCTGGTTCCGGTGTAGTTAACTCTGGTGGAACCGTTGGCGTAGGTACAGGAATCTCTTCAACTGGGGGAATTGTGGCTATCTCCGTCGGTTTACTAGTAAAGACACTAGAAGTTGTCCAAATCAAAACCACAGTAATTCCAGCAATAATTCCTGTTAAAGCTGTGTCTGATAACTGTCGAGAGAAATTTACTGGTAAGAAAGACCGAATTCCAGCTAATAGTCTACGCCAGATTAGCTGTAACTGCTGCCAAACACCCGAAGTTTCGCCTGTTGCAGATGACTCAGCCTCCAGTTTTACCACAGCTGTTTCCAAAACCCCAATTGTTCCCCGCAGAATTCGGATAATGGCCGCCTTCCATATAGGTGGCTCTCTCTGGTAGGGTTCTTGAGGAGAAGGGGGTTGTGAATTCTGATTGTCTTGTGACATGAAACTTTCACCAAAAGCAGTACATGAGACTACTGCTGTCTCTTCTGCTTAATGTATCTTATACTGCGTGCTTGTATGAAACTATTGATTCGTGAAGACAGCCTTCAGATTTCACACTTCATACTTCACACTTCATACTTAAAAAATTATGAACTGGAAACGCCGCCAATTTTTATTCTTAGGAAGCTTGGGAGCCATTGGTACAGGAATTCTCGGCTGGAGATTAGTTCGTCAAAATAGCTATACCGATGATTCTGTAGCAATAGCAGGTAAACCAGCGAAAAAAGACTTACTATTGCGTTTTGTCTCTGTGGCAGATACAGGGACTGGTGCCAAAGGACAATATGCTGTAGCAGAGGCAATGAATTTTTATCACAAGCAAAATTCATACAATTTAGTAGTTTTAGCTGGGGATAATATTTACAACAACGGCGAAATCGAAAAAATTGGTGCAGTATTTGAACGTCCTTATCAACCTTTACTAAAAAAAGGTGTCAAGTTTCAAGCTTGTTTAGGTAATCACGATATTCGGACTGATAACGGTGAATTACAACTGAAATATCCTGGTTTTAATATGCAGGGAAAACGTTACTATACATTTCGCCGTAATCAAGTGCAGTTTTTTGCTTTAGATACTAACAATAATGCTGATTGGAAAAAGCAACTACCTTGGTTAGAGTTAGAATTGAGCCGCAGTGATGCACCTTGGAAAGTTGTATTTGGTCATCATCCAATTTATGCTTCTGGTGTTTATGGTAGTAACCCAGCTTTTATTCAGGCTTTTACACCTTTGTTTCAAAAATACGGCGTGCAACTTTATATTAATGGTCATGAACACCATTATGAACGTACTAAGTCTATTAATGGCACAACTTACTTAGTTACTGGCGGTGGTGCTGGAACTCGTCCTGTAGGTCGTTCTGAGTGGACTGAGTATTCTGCTTCTAGCTTGAGCTTTGCAGTTTATGAAGTGTATCCAAATAGAATAGAAGTTAAGGCTATTGGTACTGATAAGCGTGTTTTTGATCAGGGGATTATTCCGATTAAAACTGTCTAATCAAAGCAGTTAATATTATTGCGACTTTTAATGCAGGATAAATTAACAGGGAAGGTTTGAGGAAAATATCAATATTCTTCCCTGCTATTTTTTGATATTAGTTTTGTAGCTCTTTTCTTTTTTAGGGATAAAGTTTAGCCATATTTGCTTTTAAATAAAATGGTACATTGACACCTTGAATATTTTCTTGTTTTTTGATAGGTGTATCTAGATATTTTGCATTATGCAAATTTTGAGTTTTTTCTTGGTTGTCAGTAATATTATTTGAGACATTCATAGCATTTTCTAATTCTAATTTTGCAGCCATAAATTGACTCTGCTCTTTTATTAAACGGCTGTAAGTTCTTTGCGGAATAAAGTGGAGTGGATTATAGCCAACAAAACGCAAAATTAATACACAAGCCCAAGAATATCTACCCTCACTAATAGCTTCGATTACTTGCTCTAATTGTTCATGAGTAATCAAACTGTGAAAGTTTTTTTGAGAAGAAGGCATCTGGTAGTTCATGGCTAACCCTGTAATGGTGATTAACGAGAAGTTAGTAAGGAGATTCTGTCTGGATTTTGACGTTGTCTGAGTTGCTGGAAATTCAGATTAAAAAGCCAGATTTATATCAGAATTTTGCCTAATGAATAGTTACCTACTACACAGAATACTCTTTAATTTGTTGTAAATTGAGCCAAATTGGCACTTTTTCTGAGAGACAATACCAAATTGGGTAGGTAATTCTTAGCTCAGTCTTTTGTCTTAGGATTTCTGCTTGATGTAGTTAACAAATAAGTTTTTTTACTCAATGCTTGAGTTTGCTTTGCATTATTCATACCAGAGCTAGAAGGCAAAGACGGAAAGGCTCATCTAGCATAAAAGAGATAACAAGGGAAATATACCTCTAACACCCTACAAATAAAATTGCCATTGTTGAGGAGATAAAAATGAGGTTGTAACCTACTAGAGTGGTGGAATTCATTATGAATGAATTGCTGCAAGCTGTGCTGAACAGTGAGGAAAAAGCTGCGTTACAGGAATTGATATTTTCATTAACTGTTTCAGGTAAACAATACTTTTTGAGAAATGAAATTCTGCAAGTGTTTGCAGATTATTGTCATAACTCCCAAAAGCCTGCTTATTTTTACTACTCTTCCTTTATTGGGAAACTCATTCACTATACCCATGAAATAATTTGGTCAGAGGATAATGCTTGGTTTGTGATTCGACCCAAGATTGCTAGTCAAGAAGTCTGGCGGTTGAATGCTGACTTGAGTGAGTGTGAATTGATGACACCCCAGGCTTATTTAGATGAGTGCGATCGCTTAGTGAATCGCTACCAACCCCATATCCTGGAAATTGACCTCGCGCCATTTTACGAAGATTCCCCTTCTATTGATGACCCCAGAAATATTGGTCAAGGTCTAGCCTTTCTCAATCATTACCTGTGCGATCAGTTGGTAAATGATCCACAACATTGGTTAGAAGTATTGTTTCAAGCGTTGCGGCGAGTGCAATATGACGGGAAGCGCCTGTTAATTGGCGATCGCATTTCTTCAGGTAGAGAATTCGCCAAACAAATCAAGCAAGCAATCAAGTTTTTAAGTGACAAACCAGCCAAGGAACCCTACGAGAAATTTCACTTTCATCTCCAAGATCTGGGTTTAGAACCAGGATGGGGAAACACAGCAGCGCGAGTTAGTGAAACGCTATCATTACTTGATCGGCTGATTGATACTCCCCAACCTGCCATTTTAGAAGCATTTGTGGCGCGTGTTCCTGTGGTTTTTCGCGTAGTCTTGATTTCTATTCACGGTTGGGTAGGACAACAAGATGTGATGGGACGCGATGAAACATTAGGTCAAGTCGTCTATGTGCTGGAACAAGCACGCAGCTTAGAAAACAAACTCCGCGAAGAAATCGCACTCGCTGGACTTGATGTATTAGGTATTCAACCCCATGTGATCATTCTGACTCGACTGATTCCCAACTGTGAAGGTACATCCTGCGGACTACGCCTAGAGAAAGTTGAAGATACAGAAAATGCTTGGATTTTACGCGTTCCTTTTGGGGAATTTAATCCAGAGATTACGAATAATTGGATTTCTAAATTTGAGATTTGGCCTTATTTAGAAAGTTTTACCAATGATGCGGAAAAGGAATTACTGACTTTATTTAAAGGTCATCCCAATTTAATCATTGGTAATTATAGTGATGGTAATTTAGTTGCCTCCCTTTTATCTCGTCGTTTAAAAGTTACTCAATGTAACATTGCTCATTCTTTAGAAAAGCCCAAATATTTATTTAGTAACTTATATTGGCATAATCTAGAAGAAAAATATCATTTTTCGGCACAATTCACTGCTGATTTAATTAGTATGAATGCTGCCGATTTTATTATTACATCATCTTATCAAGAAATTGTCGGTACACCCGACGGTATAGGACAGTATGAATCTTATAAATGTTTTACGATGCCTGAGCTATATCATGTAGTTGATGGTATTGACTTATTCAGCCCTAAATTTAACTTAGTACCGCCAGGAGTTAATCAAAAAATATTCTTTCCCTATACCCAAAAAGAAAATAGGGATATTCAGCAAAGTAAACAAGTTGAAGACTTACTGTTTAACCGCCAAGATGCTCAAATATTAGGTAATTTAGACAATCTAAACAAGTTACCTATTTTTGCTGTAGCTACTCTATCATCTATTAAAAATCTCACTGGTTTAACAGAATGCTTTGGTCAAAGCCAGGCACTACAAAAACAATGTAATTTAATTGTATTAACAAGTAAATTGCATCCAGAAGAAGCAGCTAATTCAGAAGAGGCGGCAGAAATTCAGAAGCTACATGACATTATCAATCAATATCATTTACAAAATCAGATTCGCTGGTTGGGTATGCGTATTCCTAGTAGAGATATTGGCGAAGCCTATCGTGTAATTGCCGATCGCCGAGGAATTTATGTACATTTTGCTCGGTTTGAATCTTTTGGTAGAAGCATTTTAGAAGCGATGATCTCTGGTTTACCAACTTTTGCAACTCAATTTGGGGGAGCTTTAGAAATTATTGAAAATCAAGAAGATGGCTTTATTATTAACCCGACTGATTTAGAAGGAACAGCACAGAAAATTCTCAGCTTCCTGGATGAATGTGAAAATCATCCCCAATATTGGCAGGAAGTTTCTGAATGGATGATTCAGCGCATTATTAATAAATATAATTGGTCATCACACACCAGCCAATTATTATTAATGGCGAAAATGTTTAGCTTCTGGAACTTTGTCGCGCCAGAAAATAATGAAGCACGCGATCGCTACATGGAAAGCTTGTTCCATCTCATCTTTAAACCCAGAGCAGAAAAGATTTTAGAACAACATATACACAAGTAAAAGTAACTAATTTTTTAACTATCTAAATCCAAAACTAAACCTCGCATTTGGAATTTAGCTTAACAATGGATATAAAAACTATTACTGATAATTTTATCTATACAGACTGGACGTTAACTGAAACCCAGTTTGACCCCGATCAGATACATTCTAGAGAAACTATTTTCACAATTGGCAATGGTTATTTAGGCACACGCGGTAGTTTTGAAAGAGACTATCCGCGTGAATTACCGGCTACTTTTATCCACGGTGTCTATGATGATGTCCCTGTGGTATATACAGAACTCGCCAACTGTCCTGATTGGCTACCAATGGTAGTGATGATTGATGGCGATCGCTTCCGCCTCAACGAAGGAGAAATTACCCATTACGAGCGAGTGCTGGATGTGCGTCATGGACTCCTCAACCGTTCTTTACGTTGGCGCACTCCCACCGGGAAAACCATAGATATTCACTTTGAACGTTTTGCTAGTCTGGCAGATCAGCATATTGTGGCACAACGCTGTGAGTTAACGCCGCTAGATTTTGACGGCTTAATTGAAGTGCAAGGCAGCATCAATGGTTATCCTGAAAATCAAGGCTTCAATCATTGGGTAGATTTAGACCAAGGTAAAACTGAGCAAGGTATTTGGTTTCAAAGTCGTACTCGTAGTTCTCGAATTACGATTGGTATGGCAGCCAAAATGACTGTATCAGGAACGGAAGCATCTATCCAAGTTAATACTGCGCCTGGTTATCCTTCCTTAAATGCGACCTTTCTCGCCAAATCACAGCAAACTGTGACAGTAGAAAAAATCGTCACCGTGTTTACCTCACGGGAAATTGAGACACCAGTCAAAGCAGCGCAAGAAAAACTTGCTCAAACTTCCGACTACCAAACCCTACGCAATGAACATACTCAAGCTTGGGATGCAGTTTGGCAGCAGAGTGATATTTTGCTAGAAGGTGATAATGAAGCGGCTTTTGCAATTCGCTACAATATTTTTCAACTGTTAATTGCTGCGCCTCGATATGACGATAAAGTAAGTATTCCCGCCAAAACGCTTTCTGGGTTTGGCTATCGGGGTCATGTTTTTTGGGATACAGAAATTTTTATTCTGCCATTTTTTACATTTACCCAACCTGCGATCGCTCGTAACTTACTAACTTACCGCTACCACACTTTACCAGGAGCTAGACGCAAAGCTTTGCATTCTGGCTATCAAGGCGCAATGTACGCCTGGGAAAGTGCTGATACTGGTGATGAAGTGACACCGCGCTGGTCACTTCCCAATGATTTTTATGGTGAAGATGTGCGAATTTGGTGTCGCGATCGCGAAATTCATATTAGTGCAGATATTACCTACGCAGTTTGGTATTACTGGTTAGCCACTGGTGATGATGAGTGGCTGCGCGATCGCGGTGCAGAGATTGTTTTAGATACCGCTATTTTTTGGGGTAGTCGAGTTGAGTATAATTCCGAACAAAATCGCTACGAAATTCGCGCAGTCATTGGAGCCGATGAATATCACGAATTGGTTCACAATAACACCTTCACTAACCGGATGGTGCAATGGCATTTAGAAAAAGCACTGTTTATTGATAATTGGCTACAACAAAACTTCCCCGAACGCGCGGCGGAATTAGCCAAGCAACTGCAAATTACATCCGAAGTGCGATCGCATTGGCAAGATATCATTGCTAAAATCTGGATTCCCTACGACCCAGAAACCGGATTAATTGAGCAGTTTGAGGGATTTTTCCAACTCCAAGATATTAACTTAGACGAATACGAACCTCGCCACCGTTCCATCCAAGCAATTCTAGGCATTGAAGAAGGCAACAAGCGGCAAATTTTGAAGCAGCCAGATGTATTGATGCTGCTGTATTTAATGCGGGAATCAACAGATTTTCCCTACAACCCAAAATCCTTACAAGCGAATTGGGACTACTACGCACCGCGCACAGATATTACCTATGGTTCGTCTCTCGGCCCCGCAATTCACGCCATCCTCGCCGCAGATGTAGGGGAATCGGCTAGAGCTTACAAACGGTTTATGCAAGCTGCAATGGTCGATTTAGAGGATAGCCGAGGTAACACCAACGATGGAATTCACGGCGCTAGTGCTGGCGGTGTATGGCAAGCAGCGATTTTTGGCTTTGGGGGAATTCAGTTAACGGAAAATGGCCCCGTAGCTAACCCCCATTTACCTTCTCACTGGACACGCCTCAAATTCAAACTCCACTGGCGTGGTAAATGGCATGAATTTGATTTGCAACCACAACAAAAAACAATGGAAAAATTTACCCAATCCCCAACACCCGACATTCGCGGAGTAATTTTTGACCTTGATGGTGTGCTGACTGATACAGCAGAATACCATTATCAAGCTTGGCAAAGGTTAGCTGATGAAGAAGGTAT
This window of the Nostoc sp. HK-01 genome carries:
- a CDS encoding transketolase central region, with amino-acid sequence MAETLFFNALREAIDEEMARDSSVFVLGEDVGHYGGSYKVTKDLYKKYGDLRVLDTPIAENSFTGIAVGAAMTGLRPIIEGMNMGFLLLAFNQISNNAGMLRYTSGGNFKIPMVIRGPGGVGRQLGAEHSQRLEAYFQAVPGLKIVACSTPHNAKGLLKSAIRDDNPVLFFEHVLLYNLKENLPEEEYLLPLDKAEVVRQGKDVTILTYSRMRHHVMQAVKPLEKQGYDPEVIDLISLKPLDFDTIGASIRKTHRVIVVEECMRTGGIGAELTASINDRLFDELDAPVLRLSSQDIPTPYNGTLERLTIVQPEQIVEAVQKMVALRV
- a CDS encoding XRE family transcriptional regulator: MDMQVLRERAGLSRAEVAFRLAISETSVRNWEAGRTEPTMTPKKYLEALRLFKCTPEELAAASEKSINQRHKRKPGRPKRFPDNQVAQVTDTPVCT
- a CDS encoding metallophosphoesterase; amino-acid sequence: MNWKRRQFLFLGSLGAIGTGILGWRLVRQNSYTDDSVAIAGKPAKKDLLLRFVSVADTGTGAKGQYAVAEAMNFYHKQNSYNLVVLAGDNIYNNGEIEKIGAVFERPYQPLLKKGVKFQACLGNHDIRTDNGELQLKYPGFNMQGKRYYTFRRNQVQFFALDTNNNADWKKQLPWLELELSRSDAPWKVVFGHHPIYASGVYGSNPAFIQAFTPLFQKYGVQLYINGHEHHYERTKSINGTTYLVTGGGAGTRPVGRSEWTEYSASSLSFAVYEVYPNRIEVKAIGTDKRVFDQGIIPIKTV
- the hetP_2 gene encoding hypothetical protein (similar to heterocyst formation protein HetP), giving the protein MNYQMPSSQKNFHSLITHEQLEQVIEAISEGRYSWACVLILRFVGYNPLHFIPQRTYSRLIKEQSQFMAAKLELENAMNVSNNITDNQEKTQNLHNAKYLDTPIKKQENIQGVNVPFYLKANMAKLYP
- a CDS encoding sucrose synthase, with product MNELLQAVLNSEEKAALQELIFSLTVSGKQYFLRNEILQVFADYCHNSQKPAYFYYSSFIGKLIHYTHEIIWSEDNAWFVIRPKIASQEVWRLNADLSECELMTPQAYLDECDRLVNRYQPHILEIDLAPFYEDSPSIDDPRNIGQGLAFLNHYLCDQLVNDPQHWLEVLFQALRRVQYDGKRLLIGDRISSGREFAKQIKQAIKFLSDKPAKEPYEKFHFHLQDLGLEPGWGNTAARVSETLSLLDRLIDTPQPAILEAFVARVPVVFRVVLISIHGWVGQQDVMGRDETLGQVVYVLEQARSLENKLREEIALAGLDVLGIQPHVIILTRLIPNCEGTSCGLRLEKVEDTENAWILRVPFGEFNPEITNNWISKFEIWPYLESFTNDAEKELLTLFKGHPNLIIGNYSDGNLVASLLSRRLKVTQCNIAHSLEKPKYLFSNLYWHNLEEKYHFSAQFTADLISMNAADFIITSSYQEIVGTPDGIGQYESYKCFTMPELYHVVDGIDLFSPKFNLVPPGVNQKIFFPYTQKENRDIQQSKQVEDLLFNRQDAQILGNLDNLNKLPIFAVATLSSIKNLTGLTECFGQSQALQKQCNLIVLTSKLHPEEAANSEEAAEIQKLHDIINQYHLQNQIRWLGMRIPSRDIGEAYRVIADRRGIYVHFARFESFGRSILEAMISGLPTFATQFGGALEIIENQEDGFIINPTDLEGTAQKILSFLDECENHPQYWQEVSEWMIQRIINKYNWSSHTSQLLLMAKMFSFWNFVAPENNEARDRYMESLFHLIFKPRAEKILEQHIHK
- a CDS encoding HAD-superfamily hydrolase subfamily IA, variant 3, with the translated sequence MDIKTITDNFIYTDWTLTETQFDPDQIHSRETIFTIGNGYLGTRGSFERDYPRELPATFIHGVYDDVPVVYTELANCPDWLPMVVMIDGDRFRLNEGEITHYERVLDVRHGLLNRSLRWRTPTGKTIDIHFERFASLADQHIVAQRCELTPLDFDGLIEVQGSINGYPENQGFNHWVDLDQGKTEQGIWFQSRTRSSRITIGMAAKMTVSGTEASIQVNTAPGYPSLNATFLAKSQQTVTVEKIVTVFTSREIETPVKAAQEKLAQTSDYQTLRNEHTQAWDAVWQQSDILLEGDNEAAFAIRYNIFQLLIAAPRYDDKVSIPAKTLSGFGYRGHVFWDTEIFILPFFTFTQPAIARNLLTYRYHTLPGARRKALHSGYQGAMYAWESADTGDEVTPRWSLPNDFYGEDVRIWCRDREIHISADITYAVWYYWLATGDDEWLRDRGAEIVLDTAIFWGSRVEYNSEQNRYEIRAVIGADEYHELVHNNTFTNRMVQWHLEKALFIDNWLQQNFPERAAELAKQLQITSEVRSHWQDIIAKIWIPYDPETGLIEQFEGFFQLQDINLDEYEPRHRSIQAILGIEEGNKRQILKQPDVLMLLYLMRESTDFPYNPKSLQANWDYYAPRTDITYGSSLGPAIHAILAADVGESARAYKRFMQAAMVDLEDSRGNTNDGIHGASAGGVWQAAIFGFGGIQLTENGPVANPHLPSHWTRLKFKLHWRGKWHEFDLQPQQKTMEKFTQSPTPDIRGVIFDLDGVLTDTAEYHYQAWQRLADEEGIPFNRQANEALRGVSRRESLMLIIGDRKYSEAQIQEMMERKNGYYIELIHHVTPKDLLPGAIALLEELRQAGIKTAIGSASKNAQTVVELLGIADKVDAIADGYSVKQPKPAPDLFLYAAKELGLQPKQCVVVEDAAAGVEAALAGGMWAVGLGPVERVGAADVVLPSLAGVKWADIQAKLSEKVLSRK